One stretch of Sinomonas terrae DNA includes these proteins:
- a CDS encoding potassium channel family protein, whose product MAHYVIMGCGRVGVSLAHTLEDSGHSVAIIDQDDRAFRRLRRTFGGRKVTGIGFDRDTMRQAGIEDAYAFAAVSSGDNSNILATRVARETFHVPHVVARIYDPGRAEIYQRLGIPTVAAVRWSADQVLRRILPEAGIAGDFRDASGRLVLTEVDLDPAWLGQPLSAIEKAAPVRVAYVTRFGEGMLPNPSTSYQEGDTVHVMMRLDDTGDVSRILAAPPAKEGL is encoded by the coding sequence GTGGCGCATTACGTGATCATGGGGTGCGGGCGTGTGGGCGTCTCCCTCGCGCACACGCTCGAGGACTCGGGCCATTCGGTGGCCATCATCGATCAGGACGATCGGGCTTTCCGCCGTCTTCGGCGCACGTTCGGCGGACGCAAGGTCACGGGTATCGGCTTCGATCGGGACACCATGCGTCAGGCGGGGATTGAGGATGCGTACGCCTTCGCGGCCGTTTCGAGCGGCGACAACTCCAACATCCTCGCGACGCGCGTTGCTCGCGAGACGTTCCATGTGCCTCACGTTGTCGCGAGGATTTACGATCCCGGCCGTGCCGAGATCTATCAGCGGCTGGGAATCCCCACCGTCGCAGCGGTGAGGTGGAGCGCCGACCAGGTCCTGCGGCGCATCCTTCCGGAAGCTGGGATCGCGGGTGACTTCCGCGACGCGTCGGGTCGGCTCGTCCTGACGGAAGTAGACCTCGATCCCGCGTGGCTCGGGCAGCCGCTCTCCGCTATCGAGAAGGCGGCTCCCGTCCGCGTCGCCTATGTGACGCGCTTCGGCGAAGGCATGCTCCCCAACCCCAGCACGAGCTATCAGGAGGGGGACACCGTCCACGTCATGATGCGCCTGGACGACACGGGCGATGTCTCCCGCATTCTCGCGGCGCCGCCCGCCAAGGAGGGACTGTGA